The Cervus canadensis isolate Bull #8, Minnesota chromosome 29, ASM1932006v1, whole genome shotgun sequence genome includes a window with the following:
- the GANAB gene encoding neutral alpha-glucosidase AB isoform X2, which translates to MAAVAAVEARRRRSWTALVLACLGVCLGITFAVDRSNFKTCDESSFCKRQRSIRPGHSPYRALLDSLQLGPDALTVHLINEVTKVVLVLELQGLQKNMTRIRIDELEPRRPRYRVPDVLVADPPTAGLSISGRDDNSVELTIAEGPYKIILTARPFRLDLLEDRSLLLSVNARGLLNVEHQRTPRVSQGSKEPAEGDGAQPEETPGDDDKPDETQGKPEHDEPGAWEETFKTHSDSKPYGPMSVSLDFSLPGMEHVYGIPEHADNLRLKVTEGGEPYRLYNLDVFQYELYNRMALYGSVPVLLAHSPLRDLGIFWLNAAETWVDISSNTAGKTLFGKMLDYLQGSGETPQTDVRWMSESGIIDVFLMLGPSVFDVFRQYASLTGTQALPPLFSLGYHQSRWNYRDEADVLEVDQGFDDHNLPCDVIWLDIEHADGKRYFTWDPSRFPQPRNMLEHLASKRRKLVAIVDPHIKVDSGYRVHEELQNLGLYVKTRDGSDYEGWCWPGAAGYPDFTNPKMRAWWANMFHFDNYEGSAPNLYVWNDMNEPSVFNGPEVTMLKDAQHYGGWEHRDVHNIYGLYVHMATADGLVLRSGGIERPFVLSRAFFAGSQRFGAVWTGDNAAEWDHMKISIPMCLSLGLVGLSFCGADVGGFFKNPEPELLVRWYQMGAYQPFFRAHAHLDTGRREPWLLPSQYHDIIRDALGQRYSLLPFWYTLFYQSHREGIPVMRPLWVHYPKDVTTFSIDDQFLLGDALLVHPVSDSEAHGVQVYLPGQGEVWYDVQSYQKYHGPQTLYLPVTLSSIPVFQRGGTIVPRWMRVRRSSDCMKDDPITLFVALSPQGTAQGELFLDDGHTFNYQTRHEFLLRRFSFSGNTLVSSSGDPKGHFETPIWIERVVIIGAGKPATVVLQTKGSPESRLSFQHDPETSVLILRKPGVNVASDWTIHLR; encoded by the exons GTCTTGGACCGCTTTGGTACTGGCCTGTTTAGGGGTCTGTCTGGGAATTACCTTCGCTGTGGATAGAAGCAACTTCAAGACCTGTGACGAGAGTTCCTTCTGCAA GAGGCAGCGAAGCATACGGCCAGGCCATTCTCCCTACCGAGCCTTactggactctttgcaacttggTCCTGATGCGCTGACAGTCCATCTGATCAACGAAGTCACCAAG GTGGTGCTGGTGCTGGAGCTCCAAGGACTTCAAAAGAACATGACTCGCATCAGGATCGATGAACTCGAGCCCCGGCGGCCCCGATACCGTGTGCCGGATGTGCTGGTGGCCGATCCCCCCACAGCTGG GCTGTCTATCTCTGGCCGGGATGACAACAGCGTGGAGCTCACCATCGCTGAGGGACCCTATAAAATCATCTTGACGGCACGGCCATTCCGCCTTGACCTACTGGAGGACCGCAGCCTTCTGCTCAGTGTCAATGCCCGAGGACTCTTAAATGTAGAGCACCAGAGGACCCCCAGGGTCTC GCAAGGATCAAAAGAACCAGCTGAGGGCGATGGGGCCCAGCCTGAGGAAACACCTGGGGATGACGACAAG CCAGACGAGACCCAGGGGAAGCCAGAGCATGATGAGCCAGGAGCCTGGGAAGAGACGTTCAAAACTCACTCTGACAGCAAGCCTTATG gCCCCATGTCTGTGAGTTTGGACTTCTCTCTGCCAGGCATGGAGCATGTGTATGGGATCCCCGAGCATGCAGACAACCTCAGGCTGAAAGTCACCGA GGGTGGGGAGCCGTATCGCCTCTACAATTTGGACGTGTTCCAGTATGAGCTGTACAACCGCATGGCCCTGTATGGGTCTGTCCCCGTGCTCCTGGCACACAGCCCCCTTCGGGACCTAGGCATCTTCTGGCTCAACgctgcagagacctgggttgaCATATCCTCCAACACTGCTGGGAAG ACCCTGTTTGGGAAGATGCTGGACTACCTGCAGGGCTCTGGGGAGACTCCACAGACGGACGTTCGCTGGATGTCCGAGAGCGGCATCATTGATGTCTTCCTGATGCTCGGGCCCTCTGTCTTTGATGTCTTCCGGCAGTACGCTAGTCTCACAG GGACCCAGGCATTGCCCCCGCTCTTCTCCCTCGGCTACCACCAGAGCCGCTGGAACTATCGGGATGAGGCTGACGTTCTGGAAGTGGATCAGGGCTTCGATGATCACAACCTGCCCTGCGATGTCATCTGGCTGGACATTGAGCATGCCGACGGCAAGCGGTATTTCACCTGGGACCCCAGCCGTTTCCCTCAGCCCCGCAACATGCTTGAGCATTTGGCCTCCAAGAGGCGGAAG CTAGTGGCCATTGTGGATCCCCACATCAAGGTGGACTCTGGCTACCGCGTACACGAAGAGTTGCAGAACCTGGGTCTATACGTTAAAACCCGGGATGGCTCTGACTACGAAGGCTGGTGCTGGCCAG GCGCAGCTGGTTACCCTGATTTCACCAATCCCAAGatgagggcctggtgggctaacaTGTTTCACTTTGACAATTACGAG GGCTCAGCTCCCAACCTGTATGTCTGGAATGACATGAATGAACCGTCTGTGTTCAACGGTCCTGAGGTCACCATGCTCAAGGATGCCCAGCACTATGGGGGCTGGGAGCACCGAGACGTACATAACATCTATGGCCTCTATGTG CACATGGCGACCGCGGATGGCCTGGTGCTGCGCTCCGGGGGCATCGAACGCCCCTTTGTCCTGAGCAGGGCTTTCTTTGCTGGCTCCCAGCGCTTCG gAGCCGTGTGGACAGGGGACAATGCTGCTGAATGGGACCACATGAAGATCTCCATTCCTATGTGTCTCAGCTTGGGGCTGGTGGGACTTTCCTTCTGTGGAG cGGATGTGGGCGGCTTCTTCAAAAATCCAGAGCCAGAGCTGCTTGTGCGCTGGTACCAGATGGGTGCCTACCAGCCATTCTTCCGGGCTCATGCCCACCTGGACACTGGTCGGCGAGAACCGTGGCTGTTACCGTCTCAGTACCACGACATAATTCGAGATGCCCTGGGCCAGCGATACTCCTTACTGCCTTTCTGGTACACCCTCTTCTATCAATCCCATCGCGAGGGGATCCCAGTCATGAG GCCCCTGTGGGTGCATTATCCTAAGGATGTGACCACTTTCAGTATAGATGATCAGTTCCTGCTTG GGGATGCATTGCTGGTTCACCCTGTATCAGACTCTGAGGCTCACGGTGTGCAGGTCTATCTGCCTGGCCAAGGGGAG GTGTGGTATGATGTTCAGAGCTACCAGAAGTATCACGGTCCGCAGACCCTGTACCTGCCTGTAACTCTTAGCAGC ATCCCTGTGTTCCAGCGTGGAGGGACCATCGTGCCCCGGTGGATGCGAGTGCGGCGTTCTTCAGACTGCATGAAGGACGACCCCATCACTCTTTTCGTCGCACTCAGCCCCCAG GGTACGGCCCAAGGAGAGCTCTTCCTAGACGATGGGCACACGTTCAACTATCAGACTCGCCATGAGTTCCTGCTGCGTCGGTTCTCGTTCTCCGGCAACACCCTGGTCTCCAG ctccGGAGACCCCAAAGGCCACTTTGAGACACCAATCTGGATTGAGCGGGTGGTGATAATAGGGGCCGGAAAGCCAGCAACCGTTGTACTCCAGACAAAAG GATCTCCTGAAAGCCGCCTGTCCTTCCAACATGACCCTGAGACCTCGGTGTTGATCCTGCGCAAGCCTGGCGTCAATGTGGCATCTGACTGGACTATTCACCTGCGATAA
- the GANAB gene encoding neutral alpha-glucosidase AB isoform X3 → MTRIRIDELEPRRPRYRVPDVLVADPPTAGLSISGRDDNSVELTIAEGPYKIILTARPFRLDLLEDRSLLLSVNARGLLNVEHQRTPRVSFSDKVSLTLGSIWDRIKNVFSRQGSKEPAEGDGAQPEETPGDDDKPDETQGKPEHDEPGAWEETFKTHSDSKPYGPMSVSLDFSLPGMEHVYGIPEHADNLRLKVTEGGEPYRLYNLDVFQYELYNRMALYGSVPVLLAHSPLRDLGIFWLNAAETWVDISSNTAGKTLFGKMLDYLQGSGETPQTDVRWMSESGIIDVFLMLGPSVFDVFRQYASLTGTQALPPLFSLGYHQSRWNYRDEADVLEVDQGFDDHNLPCDVIWLDIEHADGKRYFTWDPSRFPQPRNMLEHLASKRRKLVAIVDPHIKVDSGYRVHEELQNLGLYVKTRDGSDYEGWCWPGAAGYPDFTNPKMRAWWANMFHFDNYEGSAPNLYVWNDMNEPSVFNGPEVTMLKDAQHYGGWEHRDVHNIYGLYVHMATADGLVLRSGGIERPFVLSRAFFAGSQRFGAVWTGDNAAEWDHMKISIPMCLSLGLVGLSFCGADVGGFFKNPEPELLVRWYQMGAYQPFFRAHAHLDTGRREPWLLPSQYHDIIRDALGQRYSLLPFWYTLFYQSHREGIPVMRPLWVHYPKDVTTFSIDDQFLLGDALLVHPVSDSEAHGVQVYLPGQGEVWYDVQSYQKYHGPQTLYLPVTLSSIPVFQRGGTIVPRWMRVRRSSDCMKDDPITLFVALSPQGTAQGELFLDDGHTFNYQTRHEFLLRRFSFSGNTLVSSSGDPKGHFETPIWIERVVIIGAGKPATVVLQTKGSPESRLSFQHDPETSVLILRKPGVNVASDWTIHLR, encoded by the exons ATGACTCGCATCAGGATCGATGAACTCGAGCCCCGGCGGCCCCGATACCGTGTGCCGGATGTGCTGGTGGCCGATCCCCCCACAGCTGG GCTGTCTATCTCTGGCCGGGATGACAACAGCGTGGAGCTCACCATCGCTGAGGGACCCTATAAAATCATCTTGACGGCACGGCCATTCCGCCTTGACCTACTGGAGGACCGCAGCCTTCTGCTCAGTGTCAATGCCCGAGGACTCTTAAATGTAGAGCACCAGAGGACCCCCAGGGTCTC ttTCTCGGATAAAGTTAGTCTCACGCTCGGTAGCATTTGGGATAGGATCAAGAACGTTTTCTCTAG GCAAGGATCAAAAGAACCAGCTGAGGGCGATGGGGCCCAGCCTGAGGAAACACCTGGGGATGACGACAAG CCAGACGAGACCCAGGGGAAGCCAGAGCATGATGAGCCAGGAGCCTGGGAAGAGACGTTCAAAACTCACTCTGACAGCAAGCCTTATG gCCCCATGTCTGTGAGTTTGGACTTCTCTCTGCCAGGCATGGAGCATGTGTATGGGATCCCCGAGCATGCAGACAACCTCAGGCTGAAAGTCACCGA GGGTGGGGAGCCGTATCGCCTCTACAATTTGGACGTGTTCCAGTATGAGCTGTACAACCGCATGGCCCTGTATGGGTCTGTCCCCGTGCTCCTGGCACACAGCCCCCTTCGGGACCTAGGCATCTTCTGGCTCAACgctgcagagacctgggttgaCATATCCTCCAACACTGCTGGGAAG ACCCTGTTTGGGAAGATGCTGGACTACCTGCAGGGCTCTGGGGAGACTCCACAGACGGACGTTCGCTGGATGTCCGAGAGCGGCATCATTGATGTCTTCCTGATGCTCGGGCCCTCTGTCTTTGATGTCTTCCGGCAGTACGCTAGTCTCACAG GGACCCAGGCATTGCCCCCGCTCTTCTCCCTCGGCTACCACCAGAGCCGCTGGAACTATCGGGATGAGGCTGACGTTCTGGAAGTGGATCAGGGCTTCGATGATCACAACCTGCCCTGCGATGTCATCTGGCTGGACATTGAGCATGCCGACGGCAAGCGGTATTTCACCTGGGACCCCAGCCGTTTCCCTCAGCCCCGCAACATGCTTGAGCATTTGGCCTCCAAGAGGCGGAAG CTAGTGGCCATTGTGGATCCCCACATCAAGGTGGACTCTGGCTACCGCGTACACGAAGAGTTGCAGAACCTGGGTCTATACGTTAAAACCCGGGATGGCTCTGACTACGAAGGCTGGTGCTGGCCAG GCGCAGCTGGTTACCCTGATTTCACCAATCCCAAGatgagggcctggtgggctaacaTGTTTCACTTTGACAATTACGAG GGCTCAGCTCCCAACCTGTATGTCTGGAATGACATGAATGAACCGTCTGTGTTCAACGGTCCTGAGGTCACCATGCTCAAGGATGCCCAGCACTATGGGGGCTGGGAGCACCGAGACGTACATAACATCTATGGCCTCTATGTG CACATGGCGACCGCGGATGGCCTGGTGCTGCGCTCCGGGGGCATCGAACGCCCCTTTGTCCTGAGCAGGGCTTTCTTTGCTGGCTCCCAGCGCTTCG gAGCCGTGTGGACAGGGGACAATGCTGCTGAATGGGACCACATGAAGATCTCCATTCCTATGTGTCTCAGCTTGGGGCTGGTGGGACTTTCCTTCTGTGGAG cGGATGTGGGCGGCTTCTTCAAAAATCCAGAGCCAGAGCTGCTTGTGCGCTGGTACCAGATGGGTGCCTACCAGCCATTCTTCCGGGCTCATGCCCACCTGGACACTGGTCGGCGAGAACCGTGGCTGTTACCGTCTCAGTACCACGACATAATTCGAGATGCCCTGGGCCAGCGATACTCCTTACTGCCTTTCTGGTACACCCTCTTCTATCAATCCCATCGCGAGGGGATCCCAGTCATGAG GCCCCTGTGGGTGCATTATCCTAAGGATGTGACCACTTTCAGTATAGATGATCAGTTCCTGCTTG GGGATGCATTGCTGGTTCACCCTGTATCAGACTCTGAGGCTCACGGTGTGCAGGTCTATCTGCCTGGCCAAGGGGAG GTGTGGTATGATGTTCAGAGCTACCAGAAGTATCACGGTCCGCAGACCCTGTACCTGCCTGTAACTCTTAGCAGC ATCCCTGTGTTCCAGCGTGGAGGGACCATCGTGCCCCGGTGGATGCGAGTGCGGCGTTCTTCAGACTGCATGAAGGACGACCCCATCACTCTTTTCGTCGCACTCAGCCCCCAG GGTACGGCCCAAGGAGAGCTCTTCCTAGACGATGGGCACACGTTCAACTATCAGACTCGCCATGAGTTCCTGCTGCGTCGGTTCTCGTTCTCCGGCAACACCCTGGTCTCCAG ctccGGAGACCCCAAAGGCCACTTTGAGACACCAATCTGGATTGAGCGGGTGGTGATAATAGGGGCCGGAAAGCCAGCAACCGTTGTACTCCAGACAAAAG GATCTCCTGAAAGCCGCCTGTCCTTCCAACATGACCCTGAGACCTCGGTGTTGATCCTGCGCAAGCCTGGCGTCAATGTGGCATCTGACTGGACTATTCACCTGCGATAA
- the GANAB gene encoding neutral alpha-glucosidase AB isoform X1: MAAVAAVEARRRRSWTALVLACLGVCLGITFAVDRSNFKTCDESSFCKRQRSIRPGHSPYRALLDSLQLGPDALTVHLINEVTKVVLVLELQGLQKNMTRIRIDELEPRRPRYRVPDVLVADPPTAGLSISGRDDNSVELTIAEGPYKIILTARPFRLDLLEDRSLLLSVNARGLLNVEHQRTPRVSFSDKVSLTLGSIWDRIKNVFSRQGSKEPAEGDGAQPEETPGDDDKPDETQGKPEHDEPGAWEETFKTHSDSKPYGPMSVSLDFSLPGMEHVYGIPEHADNLRLKVTEGGEPYRLYNLDVFQYELYNRMALYGSVPVLLAHSPLRDLGIFWLNAAETWVDISSNTAGKTLFGKMLDYLQGSGETPQTDVRWMSESGIIDVFLMLGPSVFDVFRQYASLTGTQALPPLFSLGYHQSRWNYRDEADVLEVDQGFDDHNLPCDVIWLDIEHADGKRYFTWDPSRFPQPRNMLEHLASKRRKLVAIVDPHIKVDSGYRVHEELQNLGLYVKTRDGSDYEGWCWPGAAGYPDFTNPKMRAWWANMFHFDNYEGSAPNLYVWNDMNEPSVFNGPEVTMLKDAQHYGGWEHRDVHNIYGLYVHMATADGLVLRSGGIERPFVLSRAFFAGSQRFGAVWTGDNAAEWDHMKISIPMCLSLGLVGLSFCGADVGGFFKNPEPELLVRWYQMGAYQPFFRAHAHLDTGRREPWLLPSQYHDIIRDALGQRYSLLPFWYTLFYQSHREGIPVMRPLWVHYPKDVTTFSIDDQFLLGDALLVHPVSDSEAHGVQVYLPGQGEVWYDVQSYQKYHGPQTLYLPVTLSSIPVFQRGGTIVPRWMRVRRSSDCMKDDPITLFVALSPQGTAQGELFLDDGHTFNYQTRHEFLLRRFSFSGNTLVSSSGDPKGHFETPIWIERVVIIGAGKPATVVLQTKGSPESRLSFQHDPETSVLILRKPGVNVASDWTIHLR; this comes from the exons GTCTTGGACCGCTTTGGTACTGGCCTGTTTAGGGGTCTGTCTGGGAATTACCTTCGCTGTGGATAGAAGCAACTTCAAGACCTGTGACGAGAGTTCCTTCTGCAA GAGGCAGCGAAGCATACGGCCAGGCCATTCTCCCTACCGAGCCTTactggactctttgcaacttggTCCTGATGCGCTGACAGTCCATCTGATCAACGAAGTCACCAAG GTGGTGCTGGTGCTGGAGCTCCAAGGACTTCAAAAGAACATGACTCGCATCAGGATCGATGAACTCGAGCCCCGGCGGCCCCGATACCGTGTGCCGGATGTGCTGGTGGCCGATCCCCCCACAGCTGG GCTGTCTATCTCTGGCCGGGATGACAACAGCGTGGAGCTCACCATCGCTGAGGGACCCTATAAAATCATCTTGACGGCACGGCCATTCCGCCTTGACCTACTGGAGGACCGCAGCCTTCTGCTCAGTGTCAATGCCCGAGGACTCTTAAATGTAGAGCACCAGAGGACCCCCAGGGTCTC ttTCTCGGATAAAGTTAGTCTCACGCTCGGTAGCATTTGGGATAGGATCAAGAACGTTTTCTCTAG GCAAGGATCAAAAGAACCAGCTGAGGGCGATGGGGCCCAGCCTGAGGAAACACCTGGGGATGACGACAAG CCAGACGAGACCCAGGGGAAGCCAGAGCATGATGAGCCAGGAGCCTGGGAAGAGACGTTCAAAACTCACTCTGACAGCAAGCCTTATG gCCCCATGTCTGTGAGTTTGGACTTCTCTCTGCCAGGCATGGAGCATGTGTATGGGATCCCCGAGCATGCAGACAACCTCAGGCTGAAAGTCACCGA GGGTGGGGAGCCGTATCGCCTCTACAATTTGGACGTGTTCCAGTATGAGCTGTACAACCGCATGGCCCTGTATGGGTCTGTCCCCGTGCTCCTGGCACACAGCCCCCTTCGGGACCTAGGCATCTTCTGGCTCAACgctgcagagacctgggttgaCATATCCTCCAACACTGCTGGGAAG ACCCTGTTTGGGAAGATGCTGGACTACCTGCAGGGCTCTGGGGAGACTCCACAGACGGACGTTCGCTGGATGTCCGAGAGCGGCATCATTGATGTCTTCCTGATGCTCGGGCCCTCTGTCTTTGATGTCTTCCGGCAGTACGCTAGTCTCACAG GGACCCAGGCATTGCCCCCGCTCTTCTCCCTCGGCTACCACCAGAGCCGCTGGAACTATCGGGATGAGGCTGACGTTCTGGAAGTGGATCAGGGCTTCGATGATCACAACCTGCCCTGCGATGTCATCTGGCTGGACATTGAGCATGCCGACGGCAAGCGGTATTTCACCTGGGACCCCAGCCGTTTCCCTCAGCCCCGCAACATGCTTGAGCATTTGGCCTCCAAGAGGCGGAAG CTAGTGGCCATTGTGGATCCCCACATCAAGGTGGACTCTGGCTACCGCGTACACGAAGAGTTGCAGAACCTGGGTCTATACGTTAAAACCCGGGATGGCTCTGACTACGAAGGCTGGTGCTGGCCAG GCGCAGCTGGTTACCCTGATTTCACCAATCCCAAGatgagggcctggtgggctaacaTGTTTCACTTTGACAATTACGAG GGCTCAGCTCCCAACCTGTATGTCTGGAATGACATGAATGAACCGTCTGTGTTCAACGGTCCTGAGGTCACCATGCTCAAGGATGCCCAGCACTATGGGGGCTGGGAGCACCGAGACGTACATAACATCTATGGCCTCTATGTG CACATGGCGACCGCGGATGGCCTGGTGCTGCGCTCCGGGGGCATCGAACGCCCCTTTGTCCTGAGCAGGGCTTTCTTTGCTGGCTCCCAGCGCTTCG gAGCCGTGTGGACAGGGGACAATGCTGCTGAATGGGACCACATGAAGATCTCCATTCCTATGTGTCTCAGCTTGGGGCTGGTGGGACTTTCCTTCTGTGGAG cGGATGTGGGCGGCTTCTTCAAAAATCCAGAGCCAGAGCTGCTTGTGCGCTGGTACCAGATGGGTGCCTACCAGCCATTCTTCCGGGCTCATGCCCACCTGGACACTGGTCGGCGAGAACCGTGGCTGTTACCGTCTCAGTACCACGACATAATTCGAGATGCCCTGGGCCAGCGATACTCCTTACTGCCTTTCTGGTACACCCTCTTCTATCAATCCCATCGCGAGGGGATCCCAGTCATGAG GCCCCTGTGGGTGCATTATCCTAAGGATGTGACCACTTTCAGTATAGATGATCAGTTCCTGCTTG GGGATGCATTGCTGGTTCACCCTGTATCAGACTCTGAGGCTCACGGTGTGCAGGTCTATCTGCCTGGCCAAGGGGAG GTGTGGTATGATGTTCAGAGCTACCAGAAGTATCACGGTCCGCAGACCCTGTACCTGCCTGTAACTCTTAGCAGC ATCCCTGTGTTCCAGCGTGGAGGGACCATCGTGCCCCGGTGGATGCGAGTGCGGCGTTCTTCAGACTGCATGAAGGACGACCCCATCACTCTTTTCGTCGCACTCAGCCCCCAG GGTACGGCCCAAGGAGAGCTCTTCCTAGACGATGGGCACACGTTCAACTATCAGACTCGCCATGAGTTCCTGCTGCGTCGGTTCTCGTTCTCCGGCAACACCCTGGTCTCCAG ctccGGAGACCCCAAAGGCCACTTTGAGACACCAATCTGGATTGAGCGGGTGGTGATAATAGGGGCCGGAAAGCCAGCAACCGTTGTACTCCAGACAAAAG GATCTCCTGAAAGCCGCCTGTCCTTCCAACATGACCCTGAGACCTCGGTGTTGATCCTGCGCAAGCCTGGCGTCAATGTGGCATCTGACTGGACTATTCACCTGCGATAA